From Azospirillum baldaniorum, the proteins below share one genomic window:
- a CDS encoding ABC transporter substrate-binding protein: protein MRYRALTWDHPRGYNALAAAAAGLDEERDGLAIDWDKQPLEGFEAHPISDLCARYDLIVLDHPHVGEAVAERGLIPLEDLFTAADIAGWQRDSIGPSLASYRFADRHWALPLDAATQVMACRADLLDEPIPVTWAEVASLSERAPVALSLAGPHACLTFLSMATAFGDPPAVADPDRLVSAEVGERVLDLMATLAGRMPAAVRGLNPIGLLGHMARIDKVALCPLVYGYVNYAAPTAAGEKPVTFADAPRATADGRPGSTLGGTGIGVSVRCEVTPALLDHLRWLLGAEAQRSFIPAHDGQPSRRDAWADTAVNERWGGFYRNTAATLEAAYVRPRHAGYIAFQADAAAMIRDALADGTPHPALLDRLQHRYAASRPVAGTER, encoded by the coding sequence ATGCGCTACCGCGCGCTGACCTGGGACCACCCGCGCGGCTACAACGCCTTGGCGGCAGCCGCCGCCGGGCTGGACGAGGAACGCGACGGGCTTGCCATCGACTGGGACAAGCAGCCGCTCGAAGGCTTCGAGGCCCATCCGATCAGCGACCTTTGCGCCCGCTACGACCTGATCGTGCTCGATCACCCCCATGTCGGGGAGGCCGTGGCGGAACGCGGCCTGATTCCGCTGGAGGACCTGTTCACCGCCGCGGACATCGCCGGCTGGCAGCGCGACAGCATCGGGCCGAGCCTCGCCAGCTACCGCTTCGCGGACCGGCACTGGGCGCTGCCGCTCGACGCGGCGACGCAGGTCATGGCCTGCCGCGCCGACCTTCTGGACGAGCCGATCCCGGTCACCTGGGCGGAGGTGGCGAGCCTGTCCGAACGGGCGCCGGTCGCCCTGTCGCTGGCCGGGCCGCACGCCTGCCTGACCTTCCTGTCCATGGCCACGGCCTTCGGCGATCCGCCCGCGGTGGCCGATCCCGACCGGCTGGTCTCGGCCGAGGTCGGGGAACGGGTGCTCGACCTCATGGCGACGCTGGCCGGGCGGATGCCGGCGGCGGTGCGCGGGCTGAACCCCATCGGGCTGCTCGGCCACATGGCCCGCATCGACAAGGTGGCGCTCTGCCCGCTGGTCTACGGTTACGTCAACTACGCGGCCCCCACCGCAGCGGGCGAGAAGCCGGTGACCTTCGCCGACGCGCCGCGTGCCACGGCGGACGGGCGTCCCGGCTCGACGCTGGGCGGCACCGGCATCGGCGTCTCCGTGCGCTGCGAGGTGACGCCCGCCCTGCTCGACCATCTGCGCTGGCTGCTCGGCGCCGAGGCGCAGCGGAGCTTCATCCCGGCCCACGACGGCCAGCCGAGCCGCCGCGACGCCTGGGCGGACACGGCGGTGAACGAACGCTGGGGCGGTTTCTACCGCAACACCGCCGCGACGCTTGAGGCCGCCTATGTCCGGCCGCGCCACGCCGGCTACATCGCTTTCCAGGCCGACGCCGCCGCGATGATCCGCGACGCGCTGGCCGACGGCACGCCGCACCCGGCGTTGCTCGACCGTCTGCAACACCGCTACGCCGCCAGCCGCCCGGTTGCTGGCACCGAACGATAA
- a CDS encoding CaiB/BaiF CoA transferase family protein yields MDKKRNILSGYRVLDCSIAMAGPLAAQRLGDLGADVVKVEPVTGEWQRHTAAGGITGNKVNVSFLSLNRNKRSLAVDLKNTEGKALLMELVKTADVFLQNYRPGVAKRLGVDYESLSAVNPRLIYLSISGYGETGPYVQRPGQDLLLQGMSGAMLSAGREGEAPTPAGQYLVDAITGYTAFEGVLAALLHRERTGEGQLVQVNMLDAITTIQMQELSVFTVGGKPQTRSAEPHAHVYIRAPYGAFATSDGFIIVAFPPLKLLGELIGEPSFLDMEDETDSWSRRDEIFAKTRDRLTAKTSAEWLELFNAAGVWAGPVYGYADLVNDPQIKHNGTFVEYDHPTEGRVKTPGFPIKFSKTPSEVERGAPLTGEHTREVLEAAGFAAEAIDRLLAAGVVAATEPEAEEEEVRACATAR; encoded by the coding sequence ATGGACAAGAAACGCAACATCCTCAGCGGTTACCGTGTGCTCGACTGCTCCATCGCCATGGCCGGCCCGCTGGCGGCGCAGCGCCTGGGCGACCTCGGCGCCGACGTGGTGAAGGTGGAGCCGGTGACCGGCGAGTGGCAGCGCCACACCGCGGCGGGCGGCATCACCGGCAACAAGGTGAACGTCTCCTTCCTGTCGCTGAACCGGAACAAGCGCTCGCTCGCCGTCGACCTGAAGAACACCGAGGGCAAGGCCCTGCTGATGGAGCTGGTCAAGACCGCCGACGTGTTCCTCCAGAACTACCGGCCCGGCGTCGCCAAGCGGCTGGGCGTGGACTATGAATCGCTCTCCGCGGTCAACCCCCGCCTGATCTACCTGTCGATCTCCGGCTATGGCGAGACCGGCCCCTACGTCCAGCGTCCGGGCCAGGACCTGCTGTTGCAGGGCATGTCCGGCGCCATGCTGTCGGCGGGCCGCGAGGGCGAGGCCCCGACCCCTGCCGGCCAGTATCTGGTGGACGCGATCACCGGCTACACCGCCTTCGAAGGCGTGCTGGCCGCCCTGCTCCACCGCGAGCGCACCGGCGAGGGCCAGCTTGTCCAGGTCAACATGCTGGACGCCATCACGACGATCCAGATGCAGGAGCTGTCGGTCTTCACGGTCGGCGGCAAGCCGCAGACCCGCTCCGCCGAGCCGCACGCCCACGTCTACATCCGCGCCCCCTACGGCGCCTTCGCCACCAGCGACGGCTTCATCATCGTGGCTTTCCCGCCGCTGAAGCTGCTGGGCGAGCTGATCGGCGAACCGTCCTTCCTCGACATGGAGGACGAGACCGACAGCTGGTCGCGCCGCGACGAGATCTTCGCCAAGACCCGCGACCGGCTGACCGCGAAGACGTCCGCGGAGTGGCTGGAGCTGTTCAACGCCGCCGGGGTCTGGGCCGGGCCGGTCTACGGCTACGCCGACCTCGTGAACGACCCGCAGATCAAGCACAACGGCACCTTCGTCGAGTACGACCACCCGACCGAGGGCCGCGTCAAGACGCCGGGCTTCCCGATCAAGTTCTCCAAGACCCCGTCGGAGGTCGAGCGCGGCGCCCCCCTGACCGGCGAGCACACCCGTGAGGTGCTGGAAGCCGCCGGCTTCGCCGCCGAGGCCATCGACCGTCTGCTGGCCGCCGGCGTCGTCGCCGCCACCGAGCCGGAGGCGGAGGAAGAGGAGGTTCGGGCATGCGCTACCGCGCGCTGA
- a CDS encoding LacI family DNA-binding transcriptional regulator, with product MTDEGQLSLRKAESRRRSATRAVTMADVAQAAGVSTQTVSRALRDPRSVGPDTLARIEEAVRETRYVQNLAASHLASNRSMTVAAIIPTISASIFAETIQGLTDVLLPEGYQVFLGHTDYMAGREESLVRSFSGRRPDGFFIIGTRHTQETTALLKRTGVPVVESWSWTNRPVDMLVGFSNHAALMSVVDHLVGRGYRRLAFTGVMKPGDHRAKERLKGFQDAHERHFPGVTPRVVTVASGPMVMATGVELLKLVREQHPDTDAVVFVSDVLASGALLACSGLGISVPKDLAITGFGNYDIAGQLTPGLTTIAIASRKIGTESANLLLRRMQGGEVENRTQDVGFELLVRGSA from the coding sequence GTGACGGACGAAGGACAGCTTTCGCTCAGGAAGGCGGAGTCACGGCGGCGCTCCGCGACCCGCGCGGTGACGATGGCCGATGTGGCGCAGGCCGCCGGGGTCTCCACGCAGACGGTCTCGCGCGCGCTCCGCGATCCGCGCAGCGTCGGCCCGGACACGCTCGCCCGCATCGAGGAGGCGGTGCGCGAAACCCGCTACGTGCAGAACCTGGCGGCGAGCCACCTCGCCTCCAACCGCAGCATGACGGTGGCGGCGATCATCCCGACCATCTCCGCCTCGATCTTCGCGGAAACCATCCAGGGCCTGACCGACGTCCTGCTGCCGGAGGGCTATCAGGTCTTCCTCGGCCACACCGACTACATGGCGGGGCGGGAGGAGTCGCTGGTCCGCAGCTTCAGCGGGCGGCGCCCCGACGGCTTCTTCATCATCGGCACCCGCCACACCCAGGAAACCACGGCCCTCCTGAAGCGCACCGGGGTTCCGGTGGTCGAAAGCTGGAGTTGGACGAACCGCCCCGTCGACATGCTGGTCGGCTTCTCCAACCACGCCGCCCTGATGAGCGTGGTCGACCATCTGGTGGGGCGCGGCTACCGCCGGCTGGCCTTCACGGGCGTCATGAAGCCGGGCGACCACCGCGCCAAGGAGCGTCTGAAGGGCTTCCAGGACGCCCATGAACGTCATTTCCCGGGCGTGACGCCGCGCGTCGTCACCGTCGCCAGCGGGCCGATGGTGATGGCGACCGGCGTGGAGCTGCTGAAGCTGGTCCGGGAGCAGCATCCCGACACCGACGCCGTGGTGTTCGTCAGCGACGTGCTGGCCTCCGGCGCCCTGCTGGCCTGCAGCGGCCTGGGGATCTCGGTGCCGAAGGATCTGGCGATCACCGGGTTCGGCAATTACGACATCGCCGGGCAACTGACGCCGGGCCTGACCACCATCGCCATCGCCAGCCGCAAGATCGGCACGGAATCCGCCAACCTCCTGCTGCGGCGGATGCAGGGCGGCGAGGTGGAGAACCGCACCCAGGACGTGGGGTTCGAATTGCTGGTACGGGGCAGCGCCTGA
- a CDS encoding enoyl-CoA hydratase/isomerase family protein encodes MDSLNTPDPALGAVTVTVDGFVATITLDRPQKLNAVTPEMAAQLVAAVARCNADDDIRCVVLTGAGPRAFCCGSDIRELDRYDTAWNFRNREDYCDAIRGLRKPSIAAVNGYAFGGGLETAMSCDIRIASENAQFGAPEIKLGWIGGGGVAAFLSHSIGTSNAAMMILTGDPIPADKALAWGLVSEVVPADRLLARAQEIAAIVASRAPIAAETAKLNLKAAHTMPVEKAIEYERDLQTICFATADAAEGRAAFKEKRSPVFRRK; translated from the coding sequence ATGGACTCGCTCAACACCCCCGATCCGGCGCTTGGCGCGGTCACCGTCACGGTGGACGGCTTCGTCGCCACCATCACGCTCGACCGCCCGCAGAAGCTGAACGCGGTGACCCCGGAGATGGCCGCGCAGCTGGTCGCCGCCGTGGCCCGCTGCAACGCCGACGACGACATCCGCTGCGTCGTGCTGACCGGCGCCGGGCCGCGCGCCTTCTGCTGCGGCTCCGACATCCGCGAGCTGGACCGCTACGACACCGCCTGGAACTTCCGCAACCGCGAAGACTATTGCGACGCCATCCGCGGCTTGCGCAAGCCCAGCATCGCCGCGGTCAACGGCTACGCCTTCGGCGGCGGGCTGGAAACGGCGATGAGCTGCGACATCCGCATCGCGTCGGAGAACGCGCAGTTCGGCGCGCCGGAGATCAAGCTCGGCTGGATCGGCGGCGGCGGCGTGGCGGCCTTCCTCTCGCACTCCATCGGCACCTCCAACGCCGCGATGATGATCCTGACCGGCGACCCGATCCCGGCGGACAAGGCACTGGCCTGGGGCCTCGTCAGCGAGGTGGTGCCCGCCGACCGACTGCTCGCCCGCGCGCAGGAGATCGCCGCCATCGTCGCCAGCCGTGCCCCCATCGCGGCGGAGACGGCGAAGCTGAACCTGAAGGCCGCCCACACCATGCCGGTGGAAAAGGCCATCGAGTACGAGCGCGACCTGCAGACCATCTGCTTCGCCACCGCGGACGCCGCCGAGGGGCGCGCCGCCTTCAAGGAAAAGCGCAGCCCGGTCTTCCGGCGCAAGTAA
- a CDS encoding SDR family oxidoreductase — translation MSVLADSVAWITGGGSGIGEAGARALAQGGATVVLSGRREDALDRVAESIRNAGGTAETAVLDVADEAAVRRVAAAILDRHGRIDTLVASAGMNLPNRSFRDLGTEGWRRLVDVNLNGTMHAIQAALPAMRERRSGTVIIVSSWVGRHALVLGGPGYNATKQALVTLSHSLNMEEWRNGLRSCVVMPGEVATDLLGQRPSPPPAAEMARLLQPDDLGRTIRFVAEMPPHVCVNEILISPVWNRAFFTEAPATNG, via the coding sequence ATGAGCGTTCTTGCGGACAGCGTCGCCTGGATCACCGGCGGCGGCAGCGGAATCGGGGAGGCCGGCGCACGGGCGCTGGCGCAGGGCGGCGCCACCGTCGTCCTGTCCGGACGGCGCGAAGACGCGCTCGACCGCGTGGCGGAGTCCATCCGCAACGCCGGCGGCACGGCCGAGACCGCGGTCCTCGACGTGGCCGACGAGGCGGCGGTGCGGCGCGTGGCGGCGGCGATCCTCGACCGCCACGGGCGGATCGACACGCTGGTCGCCAGCGCCGGGATGAACCTGCCCAACCGCAGCTTCCGCGATCTCGGGACGGAGGGCTGGCGGCGGCTGGTCGACGTCAACCTCAACGGCACCATGCACGCCATCCAGGCGGCGCTGCCCGCCATGCGGGAGCGCCGGTCCGGCACCGTCATCATCGTGTCCTCCTGGGTCGGGCGGCACGCGCTCGTCCTCGGCGGACCCGGCTACAACGCGACGAAGCAGGCGCTGGTGACTCTGAGCCACAGCCTGAACATGGAGGAATGGCGCAACGGCCTGCGCTCCTGCGTGGTCATGCCGGGCGAGGTGGCGACCGACCTGCTGGGCCAGCGCCCCTCCCCGCCCCCGGCGGCGGAGATGGCGCGCCTGCTCCAGCCCGACGATCTGGGCCGCACCATCCGCTTCGTGGCCGAGATGCCGCCCCACGTCTGCGTCAACGAAATCCTCATCAGCCCCGTCTGGAACCGCGCCTTCTTCACCGAAGCCCCGGCGACCAACGGCTGA